The Arachis ipaensis cultivar K30076 chromosome B05, Araip1.1, whole genome shotgun sequence nucleotide sequence GTGGAAGCCAAAACTTTACGTTAAACTTATTATGTGTTACTTTTACTTCTTACGACATACACTTTTAGAACACTagattatcaattaatctttaTTTGTAAAATCCAAAAACCTATAGTTATTCCATTTCAAAAACATTAAATCCAGTTGTTGTAATGATACAAGTTTTGTTGTAAACTTGTAATGAACGTAAGTATTTTCTTGATGACCGTCTTTCAGTTTGGTGTGTTGGACAATGCATAAATGGTGAAACCTTATTCACTAAATAGTAAatactatgaagcacggacattTCAATGATTTGTCGTATTCGCACGTAAATACATAACATTTGTTCAACATGTGTGTTTTTTGTGTGTAAaatgtgtcttaataaaaaataaaaaattattttttaaacatATTTGAATACacctaaaaattataatttaacaaGCTCATAGTTATAATAATGTAACTCCAAAATCTAATCAAATTAGATTAACATTTAATTAACAATTATAATATCTAGGCATATTATTACTGTAGTTTTTCAAGTTTCAACGGCAAATTCAGATTTTGTCATCTTATCCGGATTATGTTGAATTATATGGTAGCTATCATTATTATGGTGGATATAGTTATTAGAAAATTTTGACCACAGTtaaaaagtataattaaaattaaggtcatgttttttttattatatttgacaacattttttagtttgattatactttttatttttattttttttatttttaaattaagaagattattaaataataaacaaataaGACCTTAATTTTTACTATATCTTTTAAGTGTTGTTAAAATTTCATAACCACTATATATGATCATTCTCTCTATCCTCTCTATGTTCATAATTTGATATGATACTTACATTGAAAATTCTTTAGCCGGCGAGAAATAATGGCAACGTGTTTGACTTAAACATTATACATACAAAAGGTTAAAACTCGAAAGCTTAATTAGCTACgtattttaattgaaaaatattacttgtgatttaaaatttaactttTGGTCTGTCTTTTCaagaatttattatttaaaaaattaaaaaatttatttattcttttattttaaaaaaattaaataaaacacaATATTTAAAGGATAGGTAGTTACActgattttaattaattatgcCCTATATCCACTCAGAGAGAGAATCTAAGTCGATAGATTTTGGATTTGTCACACAATAAATAGCAGCCAAAGCAGTTTTGCATGCTTGACTCGTAAATAATACTGAAAGCATCCAAGATTCAAAGAGATACGTTGAAAGAAATAATCCTTAGAATTTTGAATAATTATAAACACAAAAGTATATATGATTTATTTGgaagagaagaataaaaaaaaatagtatatatataGTACAAGTTTGTCTAAGAACATTATCAAACCAGACAAATAATATACCACTCCCCATGTAAATAAATATGCATGTTGTGTATGTCTCTACTCTTGGTTTTGTACAGAAACTACAATTATTTGGACCTgccataaatttaaaaataactcttaaggaaaaaaaaaaaaagaatgaatagAATGTATAGAATTTATTTCTTCATTATACGTGAGTGGTATTGTGATCCGTAAATTGATTGTATTGAAAGTGAATCCATGATTCGATATCTTCTCTTCTACCATGAATTTGTTGATGCAGATGTATATGTAGATGTGAAGCTACACAGTAACAAGGAAAATATCAGGTTATCTGAAGAAAGAACAAAAAATACAGAACTCAGAACTAAGAAcccataaatatatatatattttataaattaaaggGAGCTAAACACAATAGAGTGGAACAAGAAAGAAGCAACAAGGTTATGAAAACATAAATTACAAACAACTCCTTATTAACTTCGACATTGTGTCAACAACCAAAGGGTTCACCGCCAATCCATTCCTCTGCAGACGCAAATGATTTGTTTATAATTTTTCGCAAACTAGAACTGTGATTTCGAAACAGTAGCCTGCTATTCCTTTCTAACCATATTATCCTTTCTAACCCATAAATATATTTGTTTTGTATTATTGATTTATTGTTGTATATTTAATGGACCAATATTAAATTTGGCATAACCCCCTTCTTTTTCAACAGGATAAGGATGAAAGTAGAGTAGACATAGGACATAAAATATGTTACTCAAATATTTgtctaaaaataaataatatatatcattttatgcacaaatatttttaaatatcttttatcTTTAGTATTACAAGTAAttgataaaaaatgaaaaaagagggAAAAAATTATCTTTAGGAATATTCAAGAAGAGTAATATAAGCATCATTTATCAAAATAATGCATGAAATGGTTTTGGTGAAACTTCACCATATATATGTATGAAGAACAAAAGCTAGAATGAATAAGATAACAAGGAACAAGGACATACTTTAGAATATCTTTCCAGTAGGAATCAGATGTTTGATCATCCTGAAGGAGCATCTCTAAATCATCAAAGATTGTGTTGGAATTATTGGGTGACTGTGTTGTGGATGTTGGAGCTGTGTTGCAACAGCTACTATTATTATTCTCCATCTGGTTGAAGCTGCTGCAGGTTCCATCACTGACTACTGGAGAGGATGCTACTAATGCTGGAAACAATGGATTTTCTTCTTCATTTCCTTGTGATGAAATCTCTTGCGTGTTATTAACTGCACCACCACCGTGTTGATGAGAGAATAGGGCGGCAGGGTTGTTTGTATGTCCTTCACTTTTCAATCCAACAGCTTGGAGTGTGTTTGATTCATTGAGATATGAATTATTGAAGATAGGATTATAATTAGGGTTACTATTCCCCATGTTAACAATTGTGTTGCCGTTCATGATTTGCAACAGATTTTGCAACAGTTGTAGTTGGGCTAATTGAGAAGTAACATCTCCTTGTACAGCAATATTAGGGTTTCTCCCCCAAGTAGGAGTGTTCATATTCATCATAGGATTCCCCGAATTGGAGGACATGGCTGCTGTTAGCAAGTGTGTGAGATTGATGAGGTGATTGAAATCAGTCCTTGGCTTGTGTGTGTCTGGATCAATACCCATCTGCAGAAGCTTCTTCCTTATGTGAGTGTTCCAGAAATTCTTTATCTCATTATCAGTTCTTCCAGGAAGATGGCTTGCAATCTTTGACCACCTATAACAAACATAATTAATGAAATAATTTGATTAAAACCACTCATTTCAAAAGTTTAAAGAAAggtagaaactcaggtgcagttgacttcacgtgaagttggtaATTAAAAACGGtcagatgatttgactgatttgac carries:
- the LOC107641610 gene encoding transcription factor MYB39 — encoded protein: MGRSACCDESSNVKKGPWTAEEDEKLIDYIKKHGHGSWRTLSKRAGLNRCGKSCRLRWANYLRPDIKRGKFTPDEERIIINLHSLLGNKWSKIASHLPGRTDNEIKNFWNTHIRKKLLQMGIDPDTHKPRTDFNHLINLTHLLTAAMSSNSGNPMMNMNTPTWGRNPNIAVQGDVTSQLAQLQLLQNLLQIMNGNTIVNMGNSNPNYNPIFNNSYLNESNTLQAVGLKSEGHTNNPAALFSHQHGGGAVNNTQEISSQGNEEENPLFPALVASSPVVSDGTCSSFNQMENNNSSCCNTAPTSTTQSPNNSNTIFDDLEMLLQDDQTSDSYWKDILNFTSTYTSASTNSW